In one Sesamum indicum cultivar Zhongzhi No. 13 linkage group LG12, S_indicum_v1.0, whole genome shotgun sequence genomic region, the following are encoded:
- the LOC105175157 gene encoding cytochrome P450 71D10-like, translating into MTLQFSYIEILVSLSLLILVLLNLVNRIQSKHSALNLPPGPRKIPFIGNMHLLVGDQPHRALRGLAMKYGPLMHLQLGEVSTVIVSSPDVAEEVMKTQDTIFASRPEILAVKVMSCDCPGIIFSPYGDYWRQLRKICTTELLSSKSVQSFRSLREEEFLDLCRWIASKAGSPINLTEKIYSSAYSLTAKAAFGKKTKDQETFISIIRVATKLAVGFEISDVYPSIKLLPLISGLKSKLKSLQQQADRILETIINEHIVGNSGKTAMKVKHDLVDVLLKCQEDENILPLTRAQIKSVVLDIFSAGSETSATTVDWAMSEMLRNPSALKKAQDEVRNVFKGKNVVDEARFNELKFLKSVIKETLRLHPPAPLLLPRESNESCKIDGYDIPIKTRVIVNAWAIGRDPKYWKEAECFQPERFLDSSVDYKGKSFEYIPFGAGRRICPGMSFGIANVELPLAMFLYHFDWNLPQGMKHEEMDMTEALGVTVRRKDDLFVTPVLRRPFPV; encoded by the exons ATGACCCTCCAGTTCTCATACATAGAAATTCTTGTCTCCTTATCTTTATTGATTCTTGTACTTCTGAATCTAGTGAATAGGATCCAAAGCAAACACTCAGCTTTGAACCTTCCTCCAGGGCCACGAAAGATACCTTTCATAGGAAATATGCACTTGCTCGTAGGGGATCAGCCTCATCGTGCTCTAAGGGGCTTGGCCATGAAATATGGACCTTTGATGCACCTTCAACTTGGCGAAGTTTCCACGGTCATCGTTTCCTCACCTGACGTCGCTGAGGAAGTGATGAAAACTCAAGACACGATCTTTGCTTCTAGACCTGAAATCCTAGCAGTAAAGGTTATGTCTTGTGATTGCCCGGGCATCATCTTTTCTCCATATGGTGATTACTGGAGGCAGCTTCGAAAAATCTGCACAACAGAACTTTTAAGCTCGAAAAGTGTTCAGTCATTCCGATCTTTAAGAGAGGAAGAGTTTTTGGATCTTTGCAGATGGATAGCTTCTAAAGCAGGATCACCAATCAATCTGACAGAGAAAATTTACTCATCTGCATATAGTCTCACTGCCAAAGCAGCCTTCGGTAAGAAAACCAAGGATCAAGAAACCTTTATATCTATAATAAGAGTAGCAACTAAGTTGGCAGTAGGCTTCGAGATCTCTGATGTGTATCCTTCCATCAAACTGCTGCCTCTGATCAGTGGATTGAAGTCTAAACTCAAGAGCCTGCAGCAGCAAGCAGATAGAATTCTTGAGACCATCATCAATGAACACATAGTAGGAAATTCTGGGAAGACTGCTATGAAAGTGAAACACGATCTTGTAGACGTTCTTTTGAAGTGCCAGGAGGATGAAAACATACTTCCGTTGACCAGAGCTCAGATCAAATCAGTAGTCCTG GACATTTTCAGTGCTGGAAGTGAGACATCTGCCACAACGGTGGACTGGGCTATGTCTGAAATGCTCAGAAATCCAAGTGCTCTCAAGAAAGCCCAAGATGAGGTAAGAAATGTTTTCAAAGGTAAAAATGTTGTCGATGAAGCACGCTTCAACGAACTGAAGTTCCTGAAATCAGTGATCAAAGAGACTCTCAGGCTGCATCCACCAGCACCACTACTACTACCTAGAGAAAGCAACGAGAGCTGCAAGATCGATGGTTATGATATCCCAATCAAAACCAGAGTCATTGTGAATGCATGGGCAATAGGTCGAGACCCCAAGTATTGGAAAGAAGCTGAGTGCTTCCAACCCGAAAGATTTCTTGATAGTTCAGTTGATTATAAGGGGAAGAGCTTCGAATACATCCCTTTTGGCGCGGGAAGGAGGATATGCCCCGGCATGTCTTTTGGCATTGCCAATGTTGAGCTCCCACTTGCAATGTTTCTCTACCATTTTGATTGGAATCTACCTCAAGGAATGAAGCATGAAGAAATGGACATGACAGAGGCTTTGGGTGTTACTGTTAGAAGAAAAGATGACTTGTTTGTAACTCCTGTTTTGAGAAGGCCCTTCCCTGTCTGA